gaaacttattCCCGTGAACATTCTACTCTTCACGAGACTTTTTTCCGTGAACattctagtcttcacgaaacttgttctcGTAAACATTCTACTACAAATGAAATTTGTTTCCGTagacgttctagtcttcacgaaacttgttctcGTCAATGTTTTACTCTTCACAAAATTTGTTTCTGTGGAATCTTCATTTGGGGGTCATCCCTATTGGTTCTAGACATCTTTGGACAACCTTGTGAGGACTTCTTAGTCCTGGTTAGCCTCAACCCATGAAAATAAAGAGGTTGGTCGGGAGGTGTCTTGGTCGACCGGGGACTTCGTCATGGGTCGGCCGAGGCTTTTTTGCCTTGATGGGGCTTCCTTACTAAAGCTCTCTGGCCCGTCATGGCCTAATTTGGCTTCATGATTGACTTCATTAATGAGGTGGAGTACAAGCCTCATGCCTTCACCGTTGGTCTCTGTCTCATAAGCTTCGACCATAGGTGATCCGTGTGTGATATCTGCGGGCACTACTACCTCGGCACCATAAGCTAGCATTAATGGGGTTGCTTCTGTAGTAACTTTACCAGTGGTACGATATGCCCAGATAATAGGCAGTAACTCATCCACCCAAATTTTTCTTAAGCATTCAACCATCTTCTTGAGTCCATCAAGGATAATCCGATTAACGACTTCTCCTTACCCGTTTGCCTGTGGATGGGAAACCTAGGGGAAGCGAAGCCTTATGTTGTTATCATCGCAGTACTCCTTGAACTCTGTATTATCAAATTATTTCCCATTATCCGTGACAAGGATGCATGGGATTCCAAAATGACATATCACATTCTCCCAAAAGAATTGGGTAATTTGCTTGATGGTTATTTTGGCTAGCGCTTTAGCCTCAATCCACTTCGTGAAGTAGTCAATGGCTACCACAATGAACTTTCTATGTCCTGATACTATAGAGAATGgaccaagtatatccattcccaTTATTACGAAAGGGATGGGTATGCTGATAGACGTAAGCCTCTCTGGGATATATCGTACAATGAAAGCATGCCTCTCACATTTGTCGTATTTCTTCACATAAGCCTTGGCATCGGCTAGCATTATTCGCAAGTAAAACTCCAATCGGgttatcttgtgagcgagggcTCTGCCCCACCAAGTGCTGTCCACAAATCCCCTCATGGGCCTCCTTAAGTGCCTTACCTGCTTCAAGAGGTCTCAAGCACTTCAAAGATAGAATAACGAAAGAACTTTTGTACGAAAGGCCTTCGATCAAAGAATATCTCAATGCTCTCACCAACAACTTGCGTGACTCCTCGACATCGGCGAGGAGCCATCATGTCCAAAGATGAGCCTTGATAGGATTAATCCGACAGCTCAACACACCGATCGGTGTTATCAGATTTTTAACATGTATGGTTGGGGTCATCAGGACTTGGAAGTAGATACTTCTCGAATAATTCTCGATTTCAGATGAGGTGAACTTAGATAGGGCATCtgctgtaatatcccatatttttaaatattattattattattatttggaattatttatgtgattctATGTGAATtctagtgaattatctggtaattgaagtgatgttttgactgtttatatgtgatattctttgaattttaatttttatatgtccagaataaaatatagataattgtgatattttttctggtaatttttgagtgttatatgattttataatgatttatgtattattaattattttctgagtaattacaaaattagtttataaagccgagaatcgtccaacttcaactgttttaacgtttttacaacccgaaactcttccaaaaacacTTTCCTAACCCAATCTAGTAATTttggacattttccgtattttgactttttcgatccggattacggtttgacccgtgcgcggcccgacgcaagattatcggtacgataaccatttcgataaatcaacaaaacccgtattctcgagagacgggatatttttacattattttcgtatatggtgttttatgaaaagcccggttttgatgattatccaattctggtattaaattgtatcgtttttatagttacttagtgtCTAAGTAATTTATTTTTGGATCGTTTTACAGTTACCTGGCggttaagcaactaatttaacgacccaaaacgatccagaacgatccaatattccgtaaatataaatagcctatttcttatttcatttattttgtttattcatttgcaaccagttaaataccgtaaatacagagaaaaccctagaaaaccgatacgttcctgaaaatcaatcgtacgaacgaagccgttatcaaactccgattcgggcgtgcagcataccaaaacgaagctctcgaaatcttcttccTGAATCAACCAtcagtttttgcccagaaatcgaggttattttcttatttatttattttaattcgaattatttagtgaataaaatatgaatttttgcagaCGTAATTAtctaagtgttttgatgattccatgttatAGAGCgtatttttctggtcaatttattatattatacttcaaaaatagagttcaatatcatgtagtaattgaagtttgatttttctgaaattttttaaaaagttgttcttggtgttcttgaaaagttctgagaatcaaaccgAATTTTGAAGGTGATATggaacaccaaatcacaagtatgaatatccgtttTGAAGCCGCTGACCTCCTCTTTCTTAATTCATCATCAAAATCGATAAACGTTGGGTAAAGTTTAAATTCGAATTTTAGGGTTCTTGTTTCGATTTGGGATTTTTCTCTGTGATGATTTTTGATTAAATTTATGGTTATATATAGCTTTAACACGCtgtttacagttgattcatgtAATTATATATGTATTTTCGTTGCGATTTGGTGGTCATCGAATTCAGAGTTTCTTGCCGGTGTTTGTCGCCGGTTTCTTCTCGGTTTGGCCGGCAAAATCAAGTGATGAATCCATCGCGTGATTGGGTATTGCTTCTGGTTGATGTAAATGGTTTGGAGTGTTTTTAAGCTAAAAACCGAACTGAATCATCATGTTTTGGCCGTTATAAGGCTTGGTCGGAGGTTTTGGTCGGCCGGAACTCGGCCGGATTCTGGAGTTTCCAGTTTTCGGTGAGTTTCCCGGCAACTTGTTCTTCCTGTTCTTGGAAAAAGGGGGCTTTGATCCTCCTGACTTCAAAAATTATTTCACAAAAACTGTTTCTGTGATTTTCTTtctaaataattcaaaattcataatttaattcctaaaattcattttaaattccaaaaatcattatttttaattctgaaaattatttttaattccaaaataaatctaaattatttatttaattaattttagttgataattaattatttaattagtcaattaatttaaatattaattgattaactaatttaattagttattaattaattttaattgattatttaattaaatttaattatttattcttgatttaaaaattccgaaaaatagtttcaaactataaaatattattttaaattattttccaggctcaataattcttataaaattattttcatgtgttcgagccctattatttaattataaaatgattcagagtccaatttttattccgaaaaatgttcaaaaatttataataaatcaaccgttcgtccgtttaatacgaaacgaacgcgtacagactcagaaaaaatattctgctttcattaaaaatactttcgagacccaaatccttgTGTTTCAAAAGGTCGattattttacgaatcattctgagtcacgtagtgactgaaaaatcatatttttgacccgatttcagttttaaacatacccAGTCTAACCTTGTGACAAACCGaatcatatgtgatatgaattatgtgatacatgagttatgtgtttacgtgctatgtgaattatgtgcatatatGGATTAAGAGTcatgtgtttgtctgttatatttatgtgtgggctatcgtatgggtagacgtgaaagagatatgtcctgagtccaatcatgtatgaggatttaggaataacttttatgtaatctgttttgatttcattgatattaataaaagacttgttttgtttttattgcgggctctatctatttaaatgtctaaataagatataccacagtttagagtaaagttttttatggattgtgatgagattataataatgagacctaaaagatgataactctacacttaaatagttcctggtcgtaggattactaactggtaattaataattcgcaaagatcggtacatactatgcttgcttcattatgaaggatgtctgttctcatagacatttgtgtggtgacactatagctagtatgtaggtgcttattatagaataagttcactgaacatgactcacacagctgaacaactgatggagttcactcacgtgtcagcagttgttcacatagtgatagttgtacaagtatccttagacttgaggtcatcatagtcatcttgtgtacactgaactatgctttggtttagttcttagtctcaagggataattataagggctctactgggtataggaatttgtacacgaagatagtgtatgatcaataaaggatctaccccttccagtataggaagagattaagataggcttgacacaagttccatgccttgtatttaatcgtgacattgcagggtagaaggaattaattatacggtaactactcactgaataggttcttggtattctgagcagtgaattcgtattatccggatagtcgcgatatgctgagaagtatccctcacgatgtagaataaatatgattaattaattaatcatatttaatgaattagagaatttatataaataatgataaaatagttttattattatttatttctactaccggcttaatattgaacctacagggtcacaccataaaagagaatgatttaatggtggaggaattaattaataatggctgataattatttatttatgaaataaataattaattggcaaatttaataattgattaaatgagatttaattgattataaattaattaagaaaaggttcttaatattattacttaagaatttaatttttggaaattaaatcaagtgagagaattatttctaaagagtttagaaaaaggattaataattaaaaggtgttttaattattaatgagaataataaagggttaataataataatattttatgggaaaattttcagctgaaaattttgcctataaatatactattataaaccctatttttgcctcaacctaaaattTTTACAAAACCTTAATTCTTTCCACCTCCTCCTTttccattacatcgttttcttgtggataccggtggagtgcttcacacttgagtagcagctgctaaggatctccgctcgtggttcttggatcgctattaaagacctccatcttttcattaatataaagtttcttaaggtaaacatactaaactacgaattaaatattatttttcgcatggatcctgcggagggtttcgtttttttttaagatttaagtatacgttttcgctgcatttatatgctaaaaacccttcaagaCGATAAGGtattgacgcgcagttcgtcgagtgtttatcgtttaggcgattaaagttatatcttttaattatagatgcggatcattcgagttgatcaggagaagacgttggataaagaataaaatggaatggtattgggtatctggcttctagcaatcgcaggagtagcatatcagtaaagtgttaaAAATAAAGGCGGTGATGGTTTGAAACAGAATGTCAGAATAAAcgtgtcattgcgagtgtgactaactgctaaatctcaaaggcaagtatccctatcatcacttattgttcaagtgatatttattttgaatcttatcatgcaagtattgctttccctattcagttcagaatagataaatgttttacatatcgatgaattaaatgattatgtttatgcaagtattcttctgctgctattctatgttcataatagctaagtgattttacttatcaaattactggattta
This genomic interval from Apium graveolens cultivar Ventura chromosome 8, ASM990537v1, whole genome shotgun sequence contains the following:
- the LOC141680093 gene encoding uncharacterized protein LOC141680093, whose amino-acid sequence is MLADAKAYVKKYDKCERHAFIVRYIPERLTSISIPIPFVIMGMDILGPFSIVSGHRKFIVVAIDYFTKWIEAKALAKITIKQITQFFWENVICHFGIPCILVTDNGK